A single genomic interval of Phaeodactylum tricornutum CCAP 1055/1 chromosome 5, whole genome shotgun sequence harbors:
- a CDS encoding predicted protein has product MITLAELTLLEKLGYNRIDGPAPLVKQCRYWQAQKPMEHCEDAMLNWAISPSSQQYPTPALWQGGGNWGDLWPKAHSPREKSMEPLLRNNYTVVSMPQSLYFQNPNNEVQLTSAMKGSIARGLGRDDHFLDSNEGRKQAAARVVLSWREHDSYDKAQQLYPFATHILVPDSAFQLGPFSPIVPEDESLKVDIVLFLRDDKESKYMPQRNRRAIQEILSKVPNGKNLSFTIVDWSDRLKLFNSKDILFTKTAIQLMSIGKVVVCDRLHAAILSYLTGIPIVYLDQRTGKTTKTFRVAFELEDGCLDGTKAMWSQALNLTDGIRQAVGFLDYYGL; this is encoded by the coding sequence ATGATTACACTGGCTGAGCTGACACTTTTGGAGAAGTTGGGATACAATCGCATTGATGGACCAGCTCCTTTGGTGAAGCAGTGCAGATATTGGCAAGCCCAAAAGCCAATGGAACACTGTGAGGACGCCATGCTCAACTGGGCCATTAGCCCATCATCACAGCAATACCCCACACCGGCGTTGTGGCAGGGAGGTGGCAATTGGGGGGATTTGTGGCCCAAAGCTCATAGTCCTCGAGAAAAGTCGATGGAACCGCTGCTGCGAAACAACTATACGGTGGTTTCCATGCCCCAGAGTCTTTACTTTCAGAATCCAAACAATGAAGTTCAGTTGACTTCGGCTATGAAAGGAAGTATTGCACGTGGCCTGGGCCGGGACGATCACTTTCTGGATTCGAACGAGGGCCGCAAGCAAGCCGCGGCACGCGTTGTCCTTTCTTGGCGAGAGCACGACAGCTACGACAAAGCGCAACAATTGTACCCGTTTGCTACACACATACTGGTGCCTGACAGTGCCTTTCAGCTAGGACCATTCTCACCAATAGTTCCAGAAGACGAATCTTTGAAGGTAGATATAGTTTTGTTTCTCCGGGATGATAAAGAGTCCAAGTACATGCCGCAGCGCAATCGGCGTGCCATTCAAGAAATCCTATCAAAGGTACCCAATGGCAAGAACTTGTCTTTTACAATTGTGGACTGGTCCGATCGCTTGAAACTATTCAATTCAAAAGACATCCTTTTCACAAAGACAGCCATCCAACTCATGAGTATAGGGAAAGTGGTCGTCTGCGATCGACTTCACGCTGCCATTTTGTCGTATTTGACGGGAATTCCTATTGTGTACCTTGATCAGCGTACGGGTAAGACCACCAAGACCTTTCGCGTGGCATTTGAGCTAGAAGACGGTTGCTTGGATGGAACAAAGGCCATGTGGTCTCAAGCATTGAATCTGACCGACGGCATTCGGCAAGCTGTGGGTTTCCTGGATTACTACGGACTTTAG
- a CDS encoding predicted protein, translated as MKSPYPTPESSQTMMWTPSPKASVTDWPCPDTDPLTSDEASFVPNPSPFDPFTTDTATTTPVSSVKRLTERFEAILPKPATPHTTRTPSRSSAPPAPVKLPRHAYVPAPAPTVPVESAPQDEPLSWTPAPFLGEPSLYHPVAQTPVTPHIPASRGVPPPPPPPPPPPAWFQPIQAPSSVSSVAVPDEPPQFRQLEMISAPEEAQYYQHATTTESVVDSVAEDSQTGDADSPNDDFAPAESTFFTETFGSVFDRIPDSSTTSGVSQMMNSLWKKDRVGLANESFQTELQQTHGDETDRKARVSPSSKSVGFSEASPEIHYVASSGTSLRSLDSKNRQSRRNVTKKGSVWAQGSVFVQEMYEQVLKTTTATGEIDDSMPPSVEKLLSFFSCDRGTVNHDSSSKSTTPTVPHSISKEDSNTEASFTDLIKEKPTPAAKTAPIDWPQDFGFASGLSEVMRKNSHEDTPYDESVTPRKNNTAELLDLDWAVPPPANRDFEHHDHFSARSDPFVPRAIAARRTSSAPVKTKDPFWKNLEDPCDSPTDVVSGEINRKDRNVVRANLATKFSPPPPLPRNETLSAFGIVESFSVRNSSEETYPDPSFALDDFADEEDCLFVIPPQLTNSRSLPHVRRNHVHLLEQEDDPFTRHSNLHLLEQEDADYETLSSGPSFSPAFVDAQFSF; from the exons ATGAAGTCGCCGTACCCGACACCGGAAAGTAGCCAGACAATGATGTGGACCCCGTCGCCCAAAGCAAGTGTGACGGATTGGCCTTGTCCCGACACGGACCCACTCACCAGCGACGAAGCTTCCTTCGTGCCGAATCCGTCACCGTTCGACCCATTCACGACAGACACCGCAACGACAACGCCCGTCAGTAGCGTCAAGCGCTTGACGGAACGCTTCGAAGCCATTCTACCGAAACCAGCCACACCGCACACGACCCGCACCCCCTCGCGTTCTAGTGCACCTCCGGCTCCCGTCAAACTCCCCCGACACGCATACGTTCCCGCACCGGCACCCACCGTCCCCGTCGAAAGCGCACCACAAGACGAG CCGCTGTCCTGGACGCCCGCTCCGTTCCTGGGCGAACCTTCGTTATACCATCCCGTGGCGCAGACTCCCGTCACGCCACACATTCCGGCGTCGCGGGGTGtcccaccgccgccaccaccgccacctcCACCCCCGGCTTGGTTCCAACCCATCCAAGCACCATCGTCGGTCAGTTCCGTAGCGGTACCAGACGAACCGCCGCAGTTCCGGCAACTCGAAATGATTTCCGCACCCGAGGAAGCGCAGTACTACCAGCACGCCACGACGACGGAATCCGTCGTTGACAGTGTTGCCGAAGATTCGCAGACGGGTGATGCGGACAGTCCGAACGATGACTTTGCACCGGCGGAATCGACCTTCTTTACCGAAACCTTCGGTTCCGTGTTCGACCGTATCCCAgattcgtcgacgacctCCGGTGTTTCACAAATGATGAATTCTTTATGGAAAAAAGATCGCGTGGGCCTGGCCAACGAAAGCTTTCAGACCGAACTGCAACAGACCCACGGCGACGAGACGGATCGAAAAGCACGTGTGTCGCCCTCCTCCAAGTCGGTCGGCTTTTCCGAAGCGTCTCCCGAGATACATTACGTTGCATCCAGCGGTACGTCCCTGCGGAGTCTGGATTCCAAAAATCGACAATCGCGACGAAACGTGACCAAAAAGGGTTCCGTGTGGGCGCAAGGGAGTGTATTCGTTCAGGAAATGTACGAACAAGTG TTGAAGACCACTACGGCGACCGGTGAGATAGACGACTCGATGCCACCGTCTGTGGAGAAGCTGTTGTCGTTCTTTAGTTGTGACCGAGGCACCGTCAATCACGACAGCAGTAGCAAATCCACGACCCCCACGGTCCCCCACAGTATTTCTAAAGAAGACTCCAACACTGAAGCATCCTTCACGGATTTAATTAAAGAGAAACCCACGCCTGCTGCAAAGACTGCTCCCATTGACTGGCCGCAAGATTTTGGCTTTGCCTCGGGTTTGTCCGAAGTTATGCGAAAGAACTCACACGAGGATACTCCCTATGACGAGTCGGTGACACCCCGCAAGAACAACACCGCTGAGTTGCTAGATTTGGATTGGGCGGTGCCGCCGCCGGCGAACCGCGATTTTGAACATCACGACCACTTTTCCGCACGCTCGGATCCGTTCGTTCCACGGGCGATCGCGGCGCGCCGCACATCGTCGGCCCCGGTCAAGACGAAGGATCCGTTCTGGAAGAACCTGGAGGATCCCTGTGACTCGCCCACGGATGTCGTCTCGGGAGAAATTAACCGAAAAGATCGCAACGTCGTCCGCGCAAATCTCGCTACAAAATTCTCGCCGCCCCCTCCGCTCCCACGCAATGAAACCCTTTCCGCTTTCGGAATTGTTGAAAGCTTCTCTGTTCGGAATAGTTCGGAAGAGACTTACCCGGATCCATCCTTTGCCTTGGATGATTTcgccgacgaggaagattGCTTGTTTGTGATCCCCCCTCAACTAACCAACAGCCGGAGCTTGCCGCACGTCCGCCGGAATCACGTGCATCTTTTGGAACAGGAAGACGACCCGTTTACACGACACAGCAATCTGCATCTTTTGGAACAGGAAGATGCTGATTACGAAACGCTATCCTCGGGACCGTCTTTCAGCCCGGCCTTTGTCGACGCCCAATTCTCATTCTGA
- a CDS encoding predicted protein — protein sequence MNSKILVVCWASLALSSASAFSVRPLSSTASTSLRRTTLEARKVPFSKYHGLGNDFILIDDRDKSEPSLTPEESAMLCHRNFGIGGDGVIFALQPPSESGDGADFDFTMRIYNSDGSEPEMCGNGIRCMAQFLKDLGESKSDDGAYQIHTLAGRIVPVMNEDGTITVDMGEPFLEAAKVPTTLEANAEHDSVVEQTLEANGKTWKCTAVGMGNPHAIFFVNDLEKDIDFEKDGPALEAHESFPAKTNVEFVQVKGDDHLIMKVWERGAGPTLACGTGACALTVAAMRAGKIPRGDQPVRVTLPGGDLWIEWRESDNKIYMTGPATFAFAGETKV from the coding sequence ATGAATTCGAAGATTCTCGTTGTCTGTTGGGCATCCCTCGCGCTGTCCTCGGCTAGCGCTTTTAGTGTCCGTCCTTTGTCATCGACGGCGAGCACCAGCTTGCGCAGGACTACTCTAGAGGCTCGCAAggttcctttttcaaaataccACGGGCTCGGTAATGATTTCATTCTGATTGATGATCGAGATAAGTCCGAACCGTCCTTGACTCCGGAGGAATCTGCAATGCTCTGTCACCGCAATTTCGGGATCGGCGGAGACGGTGTTATCTTTGCCCTCCAACCGCCGTCGGAGAGCGGTGACGGTGCGGACTTTGACTTTACCATGCGCATTTACAACTCCGACGGAAGCGAGCCAGAAATGTGTGGCAACGGAATCCGTTGTATGGCACAATTTTTGAAAGACTTGGGAGAATCCAAgtccgacgacggcgccTACCAAATTCATACCCTCGCCGGACGCATCGTGCCCGTCATGAACGAGGACGGGACAATTACGGTGGATATGGGAGAACCCTTTTtggaagctgccaaggtACCGACAACTTTGGAGGCGAACGCGGAACACGATTCGGTGGTCGAACAGACGTTAGAAGCCAACGGCAAGACGTGGAAATGTACAGCGGTGGGGATGGGGAATCCCCACGCCATTTTCTTTGTGAACGACCTAGAAAAGGATATAGATTTCGAAAAAGATGGACCAGCATTGGAAGCACACGAATCCTTTCCTGCCAAAACGAACGTTGAGTTTGTTCAAGTTAAAGGCGATGATCATCTGATCATGAAGGTTTGGGAACGTGGTGCCGGTCCGACTTTGGCCTGCGGCACGGGGGCCTGCGCACTGACGGTCGCGGCTATGCGGGCTGGAAAGATTCCCCGCGGGGATCAACCCGTGCGCGTGACTTTGCCCGGTGGTGATTTGTGGATCGAGTGGCGGGAATCGGACAACAAGATATACATGACCGGACCTGCAACTTTTGCCTTTGCTGGTGAAACGAAAGTGTAG
- a CDS encoding predicted protein: QVAHLYRHSLRVLLSWAVDRDIFNEAATELRARFDAQRGVSAAAASRLLKEGDDELFSFTHPDPYKCVYMPGGSKFMRNPPLP, translated from the exons CAGGTCGCTCACTTGTATCGCCATAGTTTGCGAGTTCTGCTGTCTTGGGCGGTCGACCGGGACATTTTCAACGAAGCGGCTACGGAGCTTCGAGCGCGGTTTGATGCCCAGCGGGGCGTTTCGGCCGCTGCCGCGTCCCGATTGCTTAAG GAGGGGGACGACGAGCTCTTTTCCTTTACGCACCCGGATCCGTACAAGTGCGTCTACATGCCGGGTGGTTCCAAATTTATGCGCAACCCACCGCTACCC
- a CDS encoding predicted protein produces LVLELKMAVSRIQIASNKKAALSKQKMREVAKMLSEEPPKEEKAKIRAEALIRDDNLMEAYEILQLECELIHERLKLIEYSRSCPPDMTSVISTLIWASHRVDIPELLAIRKLFCAKYGKAFEEAALANTNGVLNERVVTKLSVDPPAAYLVHRYLERICEQYEVNW; encoded by the coding sequence CTTGTGTTAGAATTGAAAATGGCGGTTTCGCGAATTCAAATTGCGAGTAATAAGAAAGCCGCCTTGTCGAAGCAAAAGATGCGGGAAGTAGCCAAAATGCTATCCGAAGAACCgcccaaagaagaaaaggcgaaaaTTCGTGCGGAAGCCCTCATTCGGGACGACAATCTCATGGAAGCCTATGAAATACTGCAACTCGAATGTGAATTGATCCACGAGCGACTCAAACTTATCGAATACAGCCGATCATGCCCGCCTGATATGACTTCCGTCATTTCGACATTAATTTGGGCATCTCATCGGGTGGATATTCCCGAGCTGCTCGCCATTCGCAAACTATTCTGTGCAAAATACGGCaaagcttttgaagaagcCGCACTCGCGAATACGAATGGCGTCTTGAACGAACGGGTCGTGACAAAATTGTCGGTAGATCCACCGGCTGCATACCTCGTTCATAGGTATTTAGAACGCATTTGCGAGCAGTATGAGGTAAATTGG
- a CDS encoding cell surface receptor protein (contains N-terminal CHASE domain predicted to bind diverse low molecular weight ligands, such as the cytokinin-like adenine derivatives or peptides; contains C-terminal Guanylate cyclase domain and 3'5'-cyclic nucleotide phosphodiesterase domain involved in signal transduction; located in plasmamembrane), translated as SGIELFKCVYSMILLVFSIIVVLAAIFSEQTVATGENNVNPVLAVFLVCFLITWLAMMEGGQGALVGLQPIDKELYAVSHPRTYACTKLAHQGNNMERVIVGRQFLVVLVVFVTNLMVSSIANASVLSLPDAINETFLATGLAVTLTVIIVGQLTAQVNAANCMLDFINNYFMLFTIYTSLVIEASGLLHSVYLVQTIFSKMSGTPIESNEPSRSVFQSLLFWGRVAMSLVLLGFSFAVLLTALFNGKTNMWDGIPAIASVIIFFILMAVVGIMEGMQIALFAVVNLPKEELRKHPIAYANCGLTFSGQNLQAFLIGRQICVTVCTFVIARITSVSVNTDIGENNVFGVSDGIQNFFNTGMLGALVTTIVASLAWRIIASSLPVAFMSNPLIYLIIRLCLILEATGLCSAAWVLALLQKSLAGYQRDDVYIGTAGERVVFAKDGSELH; from the coding sequence TCTGGTATCGAATTGTTCAAATGTGTTTACTCGATGATTCTCCTCGTCTTCTCCATAATTGTTGTCCTTGCCGCAATCTTCTCGGAACAAACTGTGGCTACTGGCGAAAACAACGTCAACCCTGTTCTTGCAgtctttcttgtttgtttccTCATCACGTGGCTCGCTATGATGGAAGGTGGACAAGGAGCCCTCGTTGGCCTTCAACCCATTGACAAGGAATTGTACGCTGTATCACACCCACGGACGTATGCATGCACCAAACTCGCCCACCAAGGAAACAATATGGAGCGTGTCATTGTAGGTCGTCAGTTCTTGGTGGTCTTGGTTGTTTTCGTCACCAACTTGATGGTGTCCTCTATAGCAAATGCCTCGGTACTAAGCCTACCCGATGCTATCAATGAAACATTTCTCGCCACCGGTCTCGCCGTGACACTGACCGTAATCATCGTCGGACAATTGACCGCACAGGTGAACGCGGCCAACTGCATGCTTGACTTTATCAACAATTACTTTATGCTTTTCACAATATACACGTCGCTGGTGATTGAAGCTTCTGGTCTTTTGCATTCCGTGTATCTTGTTCAGACCATTTTCTCAAAAATGTCTGGCACCCCTATCGAGTCCAACGAACCCTCACGCAGCGTCTTCCAGAGTCTGCTGTTCTGGGGGCGTGTGGCTATGTCTCTGGTCCTTCTTGGCTTCTCTTTTGCCGTTTTGCTGACTGCACTTTTCAACGGAAAGACTAATATGTGGGACGGCATTCCAGCAATTGCTTCCGTGATtatcttcttcatcttgaTGGCTGTAGTCGGTATCATGGAAGGGATGCAGATTGCTCTCTTCGCCGTCGTGAATCTCCCCAAAGAGGAACTCAGGAAGCATCCAATTGCTTACGCCAACTGTGGATTGACGTTCAGTGGCCAGAACTTGCAGGCTTTCTTGATCGGTCGCCAGATATGTGTTACCGTGTGTACGTTTGTGATAGCGCGTATCACTTCGGTGAGCGTCAACACTGACATTGGCGAGAACAATGTTTTTGGAGTCAGTGACGGGATTCAGAACTTTTTCAACACGGGTATGCTCGGAGCCCTAGTGACAACGATAGTTGCGTCACTGGCGTGGCGTATCATTGCCTCGTCACTCCCGGTAGCCTTTATGTCCAATCCTCTCATCTACTTGATTATTCGTTTGTGTTTGATACTGGAAGCGACTGGACTGTGCTCGGCCGCATGGGTATTGGCATTGCTGCAAAAATCCCTTGCTGGCTACCAAAGGGACGATGTCTACATTGGCACCGCCGGCGAACGCGTCGTTTTCGCCAAGGACGGCAGCGAATTGCAT
- a CDS encoding predicted protein, translating into VNAKHAVVIVTSTTGNADPPENASRFVRYIKRKTTVETMPFRHCAFAVLGLGDTNYNVFCAVAKEVDRKLFELGGTRVLPLTCADEGT; encoded by the coding sequence GTGAACGCCAAACACGCGGTCGTAATCGTCACGTCCACCACGGGCAACGCGGATCCACCGGAGAACGCGTCACGCTTCGTGCGTTACATTAAACGCAAAACAACCGTCGAAACGATGCCGTTTCGGCATTGTGCGTTTGCCGTCTTGGGTCTAGGCGACACCAACTACAACGTCTTTTGTGCCGTTGCCAAGGAAGTGGATCGTAAACTGTTCGAACTCGGTGGCACCCGAGTGCTGCCCTTGACCTGCGCCGATGAAGGCACT
- a CDS encoding predicted protein, which translates to MVATFGWKVLTTLLASSSSSRLAARNSPIPERVTLQVCLSPGCVADGAARTMHLLQALAPAHFVIEEGGCNSLCGYGPVVISPEASNKYKKVVEEKALEILYSHNNDPNVPAGPSKELVRGYELVQHADILFDRKDYEQAIVLYEQAIGIAFRSAMDLQTARDHFAQSSNSNGKSANDGKMQRKSKYPVGLEWLIRARRNEAVAKLERGDVDGAVLAAQASCNLSRNSSAESFRVLALVYQRKEDMVGELQSLQTMLGLPIDESKLSFQEKNARRLCGFRLQKLELQTKQKTTR; encoded by the coding sequence ATGGTAGCCACTTTTGGTTGGAAAGTGTTGACGACACTCTTGgcgtcctcgtcttcgtcacgGTTGGCTGCTAGGAACTCCCCCATCCCGGAACGTGTCACTCTGCAAGTCTGCCTTTCTCCGGGGTGCGTCGCCGACGGTGCCGCTCGGACCATGCATCTCTTACAAGCCTTGGCACCTGCTCATTTTGTCATCGAGGAAGGCGGCTGCAATTCGTTGTGTGGATACGGGCCGGTCGTTATTTCACCAGAAGCATCCAACAAGTACAAAAAGGTTGTTGAAGAGaaagctctcgagattcTCTATTCCCACAACAACGACCCGAATGTGCCTGCGGGCCCGTCCAAGGAACTAGTTCGGGGATACGAGTTAGTTCAACACGCGGATATATTGTTTGACCGCAAAGACTACGAACAAGCGATTGTATTGTACGAACAAGCTATCGGTATAGCTTTTCGATCCGCCATGGACCTACAGACGGCTCGCGATCACTTTGCACAATCAAGTAATAGTAACGGTAAAAGTGCCAACGACGGCAAAATGCAAAGAAAATCGAAGTATCCAGTTGGCCTGGAATGGCTGATTCGTGCGCGTCGAAACGAAGCGGTTGCGAAGCTTGAGCGAGGTGACGTGGACGGTGCCGTATTGGCTGCTCAGGCCTCCTGCAATCTTTCACGAAACAGCTCGGCAGAATCTTTCCGAGTCCTGGCACTGGTGTATCAGCGGAAAGAAGACATGGTGGGTGAATTGCAAAGTCTACAAACGATGTTGGGACTCCCAATAGATGAGTCCAAGCTTTCCTTTCAAGAGAAGAATGCCCGACGTCTTTGTGGATTTCGACTGCAAAAGTTGGAGCTACAAACCAAGCAAAAGACTACTCGATGA
- a CDS encoding predicted protein: protein MAGPIATSSSRSGSGSARAMISSTRRTARTTTTRLTTNVRLPVLLEFTSCFCRVGYAGEALPHFGVLLHPDLIDYNHGCDTNGSTGGSMLGRATMERARLYQLLFPLVEECFGRIHHPDPTTRNVVVIFDTGLTCPQTWQETLEGVLHEKHVPHVTFQSCLSLIPTAFPNLPDSLTVHVTNTAAYCMAQAGSLTLPFTFQTVPAGYRQVMQANGGEPDLLEPLLWTEAMTTCWLDPSNPNSLVTAFLSCIQACPRQARPYVIGNVVFTGEAISFRPDLPNRVLRQVKTVLLQDDENRGSYEQQYQPGTPLKSTENPNENLSTAKIGNLVDDFTRLCQTWSELRPLAGRIVGYVDTAPYPADRVVWAGSSVWAQIWHGRDPDAKAFGWRKPIAAVPEMKTEYTTMVSTNASCTVLN from the coding sequence ATGGCTGGCCCCATCGCGACAAGTAGTAGCAGAAGTGGCAGCGGTAGCGCTCGCGCCATGATATCATCGACACGAAGGACTgcaagaacgacgacgacgcgtcTGACAACCAATGTTAGATTACCCGTCTTGCTCGAATTTACGTCGTGCTTTTGTCGGGTTGGGTACGCTGGCGAAGCGCTGCCCCATTTTGGAGTATTGTTGCATCCTGACTTGATTGATTACAATCATGGCTGTGATACTAACGGATCTACTGGTGGTTCTATGCTCGGTCGCGCTACTATGGAGCGCGCTCGATTGTATCAACTCTTATTTCCGCTCGTGGAAGAATGCTTTGGCCGGATTCACCATCCGGATCCGACAACCCGCAACGTAGTCGTTATTTTTGATACGGGTTTGACGTGTCCACAAACTTGGCAGGAAACGCTGGAAGGGGTTCTGCACGAAAAGCACGTTCCACACGTCACTTTTCAATCCTGCCTGAGTCTGATTCCGACGGCATTTCCAAACTTGCCCGATTCGTTGACAGTGCATGTAACGAATACGGCCGCGTATTGCATGGCTCAGGCTGGCTCGTTGACGTTGCCTTTTACGTTTCAAACCGTTCCGGCGGGTTACCGCCAAGTAATGCAAGCTAATGGCGGTGAGCCAGACCTGTTGGAACCACTGCTTTGGACGGAGGCCATGACAACATGCTGGTTAGATCCGTCTAATCCCAACTCGCTGGTAACCGCATTCTTGTCTTGTATACAGGCCTGTCCACGACAGGCGCGACCATACGTTATTGGCAACGTTGTTTTTACTGGCGAAGCCATCTCCTTCCGACCCGACTTGCCCAATCGTGTGCTAAGACAGGTCAAGACAGTGCTGCtccaagacgacgaaaaccGTGGGTCCTACGAACAACAATATCAACCTGGAACTCCTCTAAAAAGCACTGAGAACCCTAATGAAAATCTTTCTACTGCAAAGATTGGCAACCTCGTCGACGACTTCACCAGATTGTGTCAAACTTGGAGCGAGTTGAGACCGCTCGCCGGTCGAATCGTGGGGTACGTAGACACGGCACCTTACCCTGCCGATCGTGTCGTTTGGGCCGGAAGCTCCGTATGGGCCCAGATCTGGCACGGACGGGATCCTGACGCGAAAGCTTTTGGTTGGCGGAAGCCCATAGCCGCGGTGCCGGAAATGAAGACGGAATACACAACGATGGTGTCCACTAACGCTTCTTGTACGGTATTGAACTAA
- a CDS encoding predicted protein, translated as MRRQQAPRNSTRSSQPAAVAFCRRPVDLLPLPMARAIPKEASGKAPSTGEKSSSGPQRKPQRVLGVEAFAQSSKKGVVKALHSFRARHEKKRRHVAQKLRQYSKVMKQEGYVPGQGASRKRSTEHVNGDSKAPNSTNGNEGYSTEAKNDKDLNQSTNEASNSAIATELPTPHRSAKKSKSNPFQKSLQKAEQRKEEMDQKQKEREEGERRRRKKLRERRQRTQQLSQRTRKGQPVMQNVVHDILQKLAKQEKPQQPISAKQAEEKRKG; from the exons ATGAGAAGGCAGCAGGCACCGAGAAATTCTACTCGTAGCAGTCAACCTGCAGCAGTTGCATTCTGCCGTCGTCCCGTTGATCTGTTGCCTC TCCCTATGGCTCGCGCTATACCGAAGGAAGCATCCGGCAAGGCCCCGTCGACCGGggaaaagtcgtcgtcgggcCCGCAACGCAAACCACAACGCGTATTGGGTGTAGAAGCCTTTGCCCAGTCCTCCAAAAAGGGTGTGGTCAAGGCTCTCCACTCATTCCGTGCGCGCCACGAAAAAAAGCGTCGGCACGTAGCCCAGAAACTCCGGCAGTACAGCAAGGTTATGAAACAGGAAGGCTACGTACCGGGACAAGGAGCGAGTCGAAAACGTAGTACCGAACACGTGAATGGCGATAGCAAAGCGCCGAATTCTACTAACGGAAACGAGGGTTACTCAACAGAGGCGAAGAACGATAAAGATTTAAATCAGTCCACCAACGAAGCCAGCAACAGCGCCATAGCAACTGAGTTACCTACGCCGCATCGCAGCGCCAAGAAAAGCAAGTCAAATCCGTTCCAAAAGTCATTGCAAAAGGCCGAACAgcgcaaggaagaaatggatcAAAAGCAGAAGGAGAGAGAGGAAGGTGAGCGTCGTCGCCGAAAAAAGTTGCGGGAGCGGCGTCAGCGTACACAACAACTCTCCCAACGCACCCGTAAGGGACAACCAGTAATGCAAAACGTCGTACACGACATTTTGCAGAAGCTGGCCAAGCAAGAAAAGCCGCAACAACCAATCTCCGCCAAACAAGCCGAAGAGAAACGAAAAGGTTGA